A genomic stretch from Theobroma cacao cultivar B97-61/B2 chromosome 4, Criollo_cocoa_genome_V2, whole genome shotgun sequence includes:
- the LOC18601149 gene encoding chalcone synthase, which translates to MAMASVEEIRKAQRAQGPATVLAIGTATPPNCVSQADYPDYYFRITNSEHLTELKEKFKRMCDKSMIKKRYMYLTEEILKENPNMCAYMASSLDARQDMVVVEVPKLGKEAATKAIKEWGQPKSKITHLVFCTTSGVDMPGADYQLTKLLGLRPSVKRLMMYQQGCFAGGTVLRVAKDLAENNKGARVLVVCSEITAVTFRGPSDTHLDSLVGQALFGDGAAAIIVGADPDTKIERPLFELVSAAQTILPDSDGAIDGHLREVGLTFHLLKDVPGLISKNVEKSLVEAFSPIGINDWNSIFWIAHPGGPAILDQVEAKLGLKEEKLKATRHVLSEFGNMSSACVLFILDEMRKQSLEQGKPTTGEGLEWGVLFGFGPGLTVETVVLHSISTEATH; encoded by the exons ATGGCAATGGCTTCCGTTGAGGAGATCAGAAAGGCCCAAAGAGCCCAGGGTCCAGCCACCGTCCTCGCCATTGGCACCGCCACTCCTCCCAACTGCGTTTCCCAGGCTGACTATCCTGACTACTACTTCCGTATCACCAACAGCGAACACTTGACCGAGCTCAAAGAGAAATTCAAGCGCATGT GTGACAAATCAATGATCAAGAAACGTTACATGTACCTGACTGAGGAAATCCTCAAGGAAAACCCAAACATGTGCGCCTACATGGCTTCATCTCTTGACGCGCGCCAAGACATGGTGGTGGTGGAGGTGCCAAAGCTGGGGAAAGAAGCCGCAACAAAGGCCATCAAGGAATGGGGACAGCCAAAATCTAAGATCACCCACCTTGTTTTCTGTACTACATCTGGTGTAGACATGCCTGGTGCAGACTACCAACTTACCAAGCTCTTGGGGCTGAGACCCTCTGTTAAGAGGCTCATGATGTATCAGCAAGGATGCTTTGCTGGTGGAACCGTGCTCCGAGTCGCCAAGGACTTGGCTGAAAACAACAAGGGCGCTCGTGTTCTCGTGGTCTGCTCCGAGATCACGGCCGTCACTTTCCGTGGACCCTCTGATACGCACTTGGATTCCCTGGTGGGGCAAGCACTTTTCGGCGATGGCGCTGCAGCCATCATCGTAGGCGCCGACCCTGATACCAAAATCGAACGCCCACTGTTCGAGCTTGTATCAGCAGCTCAGACAATCTTGCCAGACTCAGATGGAGCCATTGACGGACACTTACGTGAAGTCGGCCTCACGTTCCACTTGTTGAAAGATGTACCCGGATTAATCTCAAAGAACGTAGAGAAAAGCTTGGTCGAAGCATTCTCTCCAATTGGCATTAATGACTGGAACTCAATCTTCTGGATCGCTCACCCTGGTGGCCCTGCAATTCTGGACCAAGTCGAAGCCAAACTGGGTCTCAAAGAAGAGAAACTCAAGGCGACCCGCCATGTGCTGAGTGAGTTCGGCAACATGTCAAGTGCATGTGTGTTGTTCATCTTGGATGAGATGAGAAAGCAGTCTCTGGAGCAAGGGAAGCCCACCACCGGCGAAGGCTTGGAGTGGGGCGTCCTTTTCGGATTCGGGCCAGGTCTCACTGTGGAAACCGTTGTGCTACACAGCATATCCACGGAGGCAACTCACTAA
- the LOC18601150 gene encoding histidine biosynthesis bifunctional protein hisIE, chloroplastic yields the protein MAVSSFPCIQPVRAPFRACSLFSTGVCGRFRNKKKINAIVFASSRKLDKDIDLQSKVDTLLDSIKWDDKGLAVAIAQNVDTGAILMQGFVNRDALATTFSSRKATFFSRSRAALWTKGETSNNFINVHDIFVDCDRDSIIYLGKPDGPTCHTGSETCYFTSISDLLKEQEVEENNLALTTLYSLESTISQRESELAGQHGKPSWTKRLLLDETLLCSKIREEADELCRTLEEKEDNSRTASEMADVIYHAMVLLRRKGVKIENVLEVLRKRFSQSGMEEKQSRVTTQN from the exons ATGGCGGTTTCATCTTTCCCTTGTATTCAACCTGTAAGAGCTCCTTTCAGAGCCTGCAGCTTGTTTTCTACTGGAGTTTGTGGTAGATTCAGgaacaagaagaagataaaTGCTATTGTCTTTGCTTCTTCGAGGAAATTAGATAAAGATATCGACCTTCAATCAAAG gttGATACGTTGTTGGACAGTATAAAATGGGATGACAAAGGTTTAGCAGTGGCTATAGCTCAAAATGTTGACACGGGAGCCATATTAATGCAAGGGTTTGTCAACAGGGATGCTCTAGCCACAACCTTCTCTTCTAGGAAGGCAACATTCTTCAGTCGGTCACGGGCAGCATTGTGGACAAAGGGAGAAACTTCCAACAATTTCATCAACGTTCATGACATCTTTGTTGATTGTGATCGTGATTCT ATAATTTACCTTGGGAAGCCAGATGGCCCTACATGCCACACAGGTTCGGAGACGTGCTATTTCACATCAATAAGTGATCTGTTGAAGGAGCAAGAA GTTGAAGAAAATAACTTGGCACTGACAACTTTGTACTCATTAGAATCTACAATTTCCCAACGAGAATCAGAGTTAGCAGGACAGCATGGAAAGCCGTCATGGACTAAACGGCTGTTGCTTGACGAAACTTTGTTGTGCTCAAAGATACG GGAAGAGGCAGATGAGTTGTGCCGAACACTCGAGGAGAAAGAGGACAATTCACGTACTGCCTCAGAAATGGCAGATGTGATATACCATGCCATGGTTTTGCTAAGGCGTAAAGGTGTAAAGATAGAAAATGTTCTAGAAGTTCTTCGGAAAAGATTTTCTCAGTCGGGTATGGAGGAGAAGCAAAGCCGTGTAACAACACAAAACTGA